Proteins from one Mustela erminea isolate mMusErm1 chromosome 20, mMusErm1.Pri, whole genome shotgun sequence genomic window:
- the LOC116580553 gene encoding thyroid receptor-interacting protein 11-like — MFWAGGLGCGLGHSLGAVDSSETSLTSDISDINRHVLGKGTFPGDAMDFADVISAQTQINRRLHEIETLEAEVTHWKMLCSCFTQGPNTINPETVWKLKSHIRDLEQRRMQEMDEHELEVAVLQNVHLQKLADLTDQHHKQLMDYPRQVEDLQNQDSAGNVNRDLLQEREMELRRLKQQLTQMQRLNDSLNNIASDLRAGKQKLVWELQDVRHQLEESVLHNEDSLGNNISMRALKIEKGQLVAKLCLAEKKLLEETN; from the coding sequence ATGTTCTGGGCTGGTGGCCTGGGCTGTGGCCTCGGCCATTCCCTAGGGGCCGTGGACAGCAGTGAGACCTCTTTGACCAGTGACATCTCCGATATTAACAGACATGTGCTGGGGAAAGGGACTTTCCCTGGGGACGCCATGGATTTcgctgatgtcatctcagcccaGACACAGATCAATAGACGCCTCCATGAGATCGAAACACTGGAGGCTGAAGTGACTCATTGGAAGATGTTGTGCTCGTGTTTCACCCAGGGACCAAATACCATCAACCCAGAAACAGTGTGGAAACTGAAGAGCCACATCAGAGACCTAGAGCAGCGGCGGATGCAAGAGATGGACGAACATGAGCTGGAAGTGGCGGTGTTACAAAACGTCCACCTGCAGAAACTAGCAGACCTCACTGACCAGCACCACAAACAACTAATGGACTATCCACGACAGGTGGAAGACCTGCAAAACCAAGACTCTGCTGGGAACGTGAACCGTGACCTTCTTCAGGAAAGGGAAATGGAGCTCAGAAGGTTGAAGCAACAACTTACACAAATGCAGCGGCTGAACGACAGTTTGAACAACATTGCTTCAGATCTCCGAGCAGGAAAGCAAAAGTTGGTCTGGGAGCTCCAAGATGTAAGACATCAGCTGGAGGAATCTGTTCTGCACAACGAGGATTCTCTGGGAAACAACATTTCTATGAGggctttaaaaatagagaaagggcAGTTAGTGGCGAAATTGTGTCTAGCTGAAAAGAAGCTGTTGGAAGAGACAAACTAG